The following proteins are co-located in the Trichormus variabilis 0441 genome:
- a CDS encoding photosystem II manganese-stabilizing polypeptide: protein MRYRALIVAFLAVCLGLLTACSDAPASSTRDILTYEQIRGTGLANKCPQLTETSRGSIPLDSSKSYVIKELCLEPTNFFVKEEPANKRQAAEFVAGKLLTRYTSTIDQVSGDLKFNDDSSLTFVEKDGLDFQAITVQLPGGERVPFLFTIKNLVAQTQPGLSSLNTSTDFEGTFKVPSYRGAAFLDPKGRGVVSGYDNAVALPAQADDEDLTRTNVKRAEILNGKISLQIAKVDSSSGEIAGTFESEQPSDTDLGADEPKEVKIRGIFYARVE from the coding sequence ATGAGGTATCGCGCTTTAATTGTTGCATTCTTGGCTGTGTGCTTGGGGCTACTAACTGCTTGTAGTGACGCTCCAGCTTCTAGTACCAGAGATATACTGACTTACGAACAAATTCGAGGCACTGGCCTGGCTAACAAATGTCCCCAACTTACAGAAACAAGCCGTGGCTCAATTCCCTTGGATTCCAGCAAGTCCTACGTCATCAAAGAACTTTGCTTGGAACCAACCAATTTCTTTGTTAAAGAAGAACCTGCTAATAAACGCCAAGCAGCAGAATTTGTAGCTGGCAAATTGTTAACCAGATACACTTCCACTATTGACCAGGTGTCAGGTGATCTTAAGTTCAACGATGATAGCAGCTTGACCTTTGTGGAAAAAGATGGTCTTGACTTCCAAGCCATTACGGTACAATTACCTGGTGGTGAGCGAGTACCCTTCCTGTTCACCATTAAAAATTTAGTTGCTCAAACACAACCTGGTTTAAGCAGTCTAAATACTTCCACAGACTTTGAAGGTACATTCAAAGTACCTTCTTATCGTGGTGCTGCATTCTTAGATCCTAAAGGTCGAGGTGTTGTTAGTGGCTATGATAATGCCGTAGCTCTTCCAGCCCAAGCCGATGATGAAGACCTTACCCGTACTAACGTTAAGCGTGCGGAAATTCTCAACGGCAAAATTTCTCTACAAATAGCTAAAGTTGATAGCTCTAGTGGTGAAATTGCTGGTACTTTTGAGAGCGAACAGCCCTCGGATAC